In one window of Candidatus Scalindua sp. DNA:
- the gndA gene encoding NADP-dependent phosphogluconate dehydrogenase, whose protein sequence is MKKQVFGLIGLGVMGQNFVLNVERNGFGVSVFNRTAQATKEYVQGVAAGKNITPAFSLEEFVGSLERPRKIMLLVKAGPPVDENIKKLKPLLEKGDLIIDGGNSYFLDTERRARELEGEGLNFFGMGVSGGEEGALWGPSLMPGGSLHAYKEVEAIMNAVAAKAEEDGEACVAYIGPGGSGHFVKMIHNGIEYGDMQLIAEAYDLLKRALGLTAQEFHDIFSVWNRGELSSFLIEVTANVFKKVDEETGKPLVDCILDKAGQKGTGKWMSINALDLGVAIPTITAAVDARVLSSQKDERMDAANLLSGPTEGLGKQSPQKLIDAVRDALYVSKICSYAQGMSLLKRASDEYRYNLDLGRIAKIWRAGCIIRARFLNDITNAYDRNPDLPNLLVDEEFRKSVHDRQGAWRSVIMCATQLGVPMPAMGASLAYFDTYRSERLPANLIQAQRDFFGAHTFERTDKAGIFHADWET, encoded by the coding sequence ATGAAGAAACAGGTTTTTGGTCTGATTGGTCTGGGCGTTATGGGCCAGAATTTTGTGCTGAATGTTGAACGAAACGGTTTTGGAGTTTCCGTATTCAACAGAACTGCTCAAGCAACGAAAGAGTATGTACAAGGTGTTGCTGCCGGCAAGAACATTACGCCAGCGTTTTCACTGGAAGAATTTGTCGGTTCATTGGAAAGGCCTCGCAAAATTATGTTGCTCGTGAAGGCCGGTCCACCTGTCGACGAAAACATTAAGAAGCTTAAGCCTTTATTGGAAAAAGGAGACTTAATCATAGACGGTGGGAACTCCTATTTTCTGGATACGGAACGACGTGCAAGGGAACTTGAAGGCGAGGGCTTGAATTTCTTTGGCATGGGTGTCTCCGGAGGAGAAGAGGGTGCATTGTGGGGGCCGAGTTTAATGCCCGGTGGATCTCTTCATGCCTACAAGGAGGTGGAAGCAATAATGAATGCGGTAGCTGCCAAGGCTGAAGAGGATGGAGAAGCGTGTGTCGCATACATAGGACCTGGCGGATCAGGACACTTTGTAAAGATGATCCATAATGGTATTGAATATGGTGATATGCAGCTTATTGCCGAGGCTTATGATCTGCTGAAGAGAGCCTTAGGGCTTACGGCCCAAGAGTTTCATGATATCTTTTCTGTGTGGAACAGAGGGGAACTCTCCTCGTTCCTCATTGAAGTAACCGCAAACGTTTTTAAGAAGGTGGATGAGGAGACGGGAAAACCTCTTGTGGATTGTATTTTAGACAAGGCAGGGCAAAAGGGGACGGGAAAGTGGATGAGCATAAACGCACTGGATCTCGGGGTAGCTATTCCTACGATAACGGCTGCAGTTGATGCCAGGGTACTCTCCTCACAAAAGGATGAACGGATGGATGCTGCAAATCTGTTGTCAGGGCCCACAGAGGGATTGGGAAAGCAATCTCCACAAAAGTTGATAGATGCAGTGCGGGATGCACTCTATGTGTCAAAGATATGTTCGTATGCACAGGGAATGAGTTTATTAAAGAGGGCTTCAGATGAGTACCGTTATAATCTGGACCTGGGGAGAATTGCCAAGATCTGGCGGGCAGGGTGTATTATCAGGGCTCGATTCCTGAACGATATTACCAATGCCTATGATAGGAATCCGGATCTGCCGAACCTGCTTGTAGATGAGGAGTTTCGAAAGAGCGTACACGACCGTCAAGGAGCATGGCGCTCTGTCATAATGTGTGCAACTCAGTTGGGTGTTCCCATGCCGGCAATGGGTGCTTCTCTTGCATATTTTGATACTTACCGCAGCGAACGGTTGCCGGCTAACCTGATCCAGGCACAAAGGGATTTTTTTGGCGCCCATACATTTGAACGCACTGACAAAGCTGGAATTTTTCATGCTGACTGGGAAACGTGA
- the pgl gene encoding 6-phosphogluconolactonase — protein MNRNIRIFPDKRELVIATAEMIVDCIGEAIRKRGGCTIALAGGSTPRDVYALLATEPYRNRVCWTDVSLFWGDERTVPPDDPESNYRMVRQALIDIVDIPEKNVHRIRGEAEPRQAANEYEKLLYRHFNEELPRFDFVLLGLGDDGHTASLFPGTEVIEEYGRLVAAVFVPKLSTWRVTLTLPVLNAAREIMFLVSGDAKSEMVKRIMGNHKKPDKKLPATLVIPQYGSISWMLDTEAASLLDEGV, from the coding sequence ATGAACAGGAATATCCGCATTTTTCCAGATAAGAGAGAGCTGGTTATTGCCACAGCTGAGATGATTGTTGATTGCATTGGAGAGGCTATTCGAAAGAGGGGGGGCTGCACTATTGCATTGGCTGGGGGGAGTACGCCACGCGATGTCTATGCCCTTTTAGCTACAGAACCATACAGAAATCGAGTATGTTGGACCGATGTCTCTCTTTTCTGGGGAGATGAGCGGACGGTCCCACCCGATGATCCGGAGAGTAACTACCGGATGGTGAGGCAAGCGCTCATTGACATTGTTGACATACCTGAGAAAAACGTTCATAGGATTCGGGGAGAAGCTGAGCCAAGACAGGCGGCTAATGAATATGAAAAACTGCTATACAGACACTTCAATGAGGAATTGCCCCGTTTTGATTTTGTGTTACTCGGTTTGGGGGATGATGGCCATACCGCATCCCTCTTTCCCGGTACAGAGGTGATAGAAGAGTATGGACGACTGGTTGCGGCTGTTTTTGTCCCGAAATTGAGTACCTGGCGGGTGACCTTGACGTTGCCGGTACTTAATGCAGCTCGAGAGATCATGTTTCTCGTTTCCGGAGACGCTAAATCGGAGATGGTGAAGAGGATAATGGGGAATCATAAAAAACCGGACAAGAAACTTCCCGCCACCCTCGTTATCCCACAATATGGTTCAATCTCCTGGATGCTTGATACAGAGGCTGCCTCTCTTCTTGATGAAGGAGTATGA
- the tkt gene encoding transketolase: MDKKMNETEKRKWLCINTLRTLSMDAVQRANSGHPGAPMGLAPVAFTLWDKYMHHIPHRPEWPNRDRFILSAGHASMLLYSVLHISGYDVSLDDIKDFRQLHGKCAGHPEYGLVPGIEATTGPLGQGVAMSVGMAIAERWMANYFNRPGHVIINHNVFVIASDGCMMEGISGEAASLAGHLGLSNLIWIYDNNNITIEGETSLAFSEDVAARFTAYDWNVQHVEDANDLGLLEEAYGAAISENRRPTLIIVDSHIAFGSPNKQDSASAHGAPLGDEEVKATKSNYGWDPERSFYVPHEVKEYREQVIVRGKELEAEWMREFSAYKDAYPELAREFDMMQKRELPDNWDSGLPVFTTDSKGLATRESNNKVLNAIADRVPWFMGGSADLGPSTKSYIKETTSFRKNNFGGRNFHFGIREHAMGAVVNGMSLSKLRPYGATFFVFSDYLRPAVRLSALMKLPVVYLFTHDSIGVGEDGPTHQPVEHLASLRAMPDLDVIRPADANELSVMWKYIMGLKDRPVALVLSRQSLPTIDRSQYASADGALKGAYILVDSDGTPDVILIGTGSEMPICLKAYELLSRDGVKARVVSMPCTTLFLSQDREYREEVLPRSVLTRIVVEAGSTYGWHRFTMRSDDCGIIGMKGFGASAPLSDLLKEFDFTSERVVEMAKKMIKKL; the protein is encoded by the coding sequence TTGGACAAAAAAATGAATGAGACTGAGAAACGCAAATGGCTGTGCATAAATACCCTGCGTACGCTATCCATGGATGCGGTGCAAAGGGCCAATTCAGGACATCCTGGCGCTCCCATGGGTCTTGCACCTGTTGCTTTTACCCTCTGGGATAAATATATGCACCACATCCCTCACAGACCAGAGTGGCCGAACAGGGACCGCTTTATCCTTTCAGCGGGTCATGCATCTATGCTGCTTTACAGTGTACTGCATATTTCCGGTTACGATGTAAGTCTGGATGACATAAAGGATTTCCGGCAGCTCCATGGGAAATGTGCCGGGCATCCTGAGTATGGGTTAGTGCCGGGCATTGAAGCAACCACCGGTCCCCTGGGTCAGGGAGTTGCTATGAGTGTTGGAATGGCTATTGCCGAAAGATGGATGGCAAACTATTTTAACCGCCCTGGTCATGTGATTATCAACCATAATGTCTTTGTCATTGCCAGTGATGGCTGTATGATGGAGGGAATTTCGGGTGAAGCCGCTTCGCTGGCAGGGCATCTTGGATTGAGTAATTTGATTTGGATTTATGACAATAATAATATCACAATTGAAGGTGAAACATCATTGGCATTCAGCGAAGATGTAGCCGCCCGTTTTACGGCATATGACTGGAACGTCCAACACGTAGAAGATGCGAATGATTTGGGGTTACTGGAAGAGGCCTATGGGGCTGCCATATCGGAGAACCGGCGACCGACACTGATTATCGTAGATAGCCACATTGCCTTTGGCAGCCCGAATAAGCAGGATTCTGCCAGTGCACACGGCGCACCGCTGGGCGATGAAGAGGTGAAGGCAACAAAGAGCAATTATGGGTGGGACCCGGAGAGGTCATTTTATGTTCCTCACGAGGTCAAAGAGTATAGGGAGCAGGTAATCGTCAGAGGCAAGGAATTGGAAGCGGAGTGGATGCGGGAATTTTCTGCCTATAAAGATGCATATCCTGAGCTGGCAAGAGAGTTTGATATGATGCAGAAGCGTGAATTGCCCGATAATTGGGACAGTGGTCTTCCTGTTTTTACAACGGATTCAAAAGGTCTCGCCACCAGGGAATCAAATAATAAGGTCTTAAATGCAATAGCAGACCGGGTACCGTGGTTTATGGGTGGTTCTGCTGATCTGGGGCCCTCTACAAAAAGCTATATTAAAGAGACTACCAGTTTCAGAAAGAATAATTTCGGTGGGAGGAACTTCCATTTTGGAATTCGAGAACATGCTATGGGTGCGGTTGTAAATGGTATGTCTTTAAGTAAACTCAGGCCGTATGGGGCTACGTTTTTTGTCTTTTCAGATTACTTGAGACCTGCTGTTCGGTTGTCTGCATTAATGAAATTACCCGTTGTCTATCTCTTTACCCATGATAGTATCGGGGTCGGTGAGGATGGGCCAACTCATCAGCCTGTTGAGCATCTCGCATCACTCCGCGCGATGCCTGATCTGGATGTAATACGACCGGCTGATGCGAATGAGTTGTCCGTAATGTGGAAGTACATCATGGGGCTCAAAGACCGGCCTGTCGCCTTAGTCCTGAGTCGTCAATCGCTGCCGACCATTGATCGATCGCAATATGCATCGGCAGATGGCGCCTTGAAGGGGGCATACATCCTCGTTGACAGTGATGGCACCCCCGATGTTATCTTGATAGGGACCGGTTCTGAAATGCCGATATGTCTCAAGGCATACGAACTCTTATCCCGTGATGGAGTTAAAGCGAGGGTGGTGAGTATGCCGTGTACGACACTTTTTCTCAGCCAGGACAGGGAGTACCGGGAAGAGGTCTTGCCACGTTCAGTATTGACGCGAATAGTAGTTGAGGCCGGGTCTACGTACGGCTGGCATAGATTTACGATGAGGAGTGACGATTGTGGCATTATCGGGATGAAGGGTTTTGGCGCTTCCGCCCCTCTCAGCGATTTGTTAAAGGAATTTGATTTTACGTCTGAGAGAGTGGTTGAGATGGCAAAAAAGATGATAAAAAAATTATGA
- the glk gene encoding glucokinase — translation MFLVGDVGGTKVRLALYKLDGGRLIRRHTEKFMSRDYAGLVEVVRIFLDKYQTSVTKSCFGVPGPIINGAAQATNLPWTLREDKLSNALGIPEVTLVNDLVATAAAVPYLKPQDLCTLHTGKGINSQEDCGQPLKNAASDAEDRVFGVLAPGTGLGQAFLSIHSGKHSLWASEGGHADFAPTSQIEIELFTYLQSHYPHVSYERVLSGPGLVNIYQFLKDKGYGTEPPELRKRLDQEDPSFVISSSGCRGDYELCVRSLEIFASILGAQAGNMVLTMLATGGIYIGGGIAANIYEKLAEGITAEAYLRKGRLSYLVENTPLHVILDDHAALLGAASLASRDIYA, via the coding sequence ATGTTTCTTGTTGGTGATGTTGGTGGTACGAAAGTTCGCCTGGCACTGTATAAGTTGGATGGTGGAAGGTTAATCCGTCGACATACCGAGAAGTTTATGAGCAGAGATTATGCCGGCCTCGTTGAAGTAGTACGAATCTTTCTTGACAAATATCAGACATCAGTGACAAAATCCTGCTTTGGTGTTCCCGGACCTATTATAAATGGTGCGGCACAAGCAACAAATCTGCCCTGGACACTCAGGGAGGATAAGCTTAGTAATGCACTCGGCATACCTGAAGTTACACTTGTGAATGATCTTGTTGCAACCGCAGCTGCTGTGCCGTATCTTAAACCGCAAGATCTCTGTACGTTACATACGGGGAAAGGGATCAATTCTCAGGAGGATTGCGGGCAACCTTTAAAGAATGCAGCATCAGACGCAGAAGATAGAGTATTTGGTGTCTTGGCCCCCGGGACAGGTCTTGGTCAGGCATTTCTCTCTATTCATTCGGGGAAACACTCATTATGGGCCTCGGAGGGTGGACATGCGGATTTTGCACCTACCTCTCAAATCGAGATTGAGCTCTTTACTTATCTACAGTCGCACTACCCGCACGTGAGCTATGAACGTGTTCTTTCTGGTCCAGGGTTGGTAAATATATACCAATTTCTCAAAGATAAGGGTTATGGAACAGAGCCTCCTGAGCTGCGGAAGCGCCTTGATCAAGAAGATCCCTCGTTTGTAATATCAAGTTCCGGATGTAGAGGAGACTATGAACTTTGCGTTCGGTCACTTGAGATTTTTGCCTCGATATTGGGTGCACAGGCTGGTAATATGGTGCTTACAATGCTGGCTACCGGTGGTATTTATATTGGCGGCGGTATCGCCGCAAACATATATGAAAAGTTGGCAGAAGGTATTACCGCTGAGGCCTATTTACGGAAGGGGAGATTATCGTATCTGGTGGAGAATACCCCCCTCCATGTTATCCTGGACGATCATGCCGCCCTGTTGGGGGCGGCCTCATTGGCATCCAGGGACATATATGCATAA
- a CDS encoding formylglycine-generating enzyme family protein, with amino-acid sequence MIKRKTAKQEIPENMVFVPDGPFLMGSTRKDIERLLELDQNVDGNRFDNEIPQREVSICAYFIDKYPVTNAEYKKFIVSGGYITREYWSDGGWQHISQSNPAENKGLDSIMDGESDCPVVNVSWYEAEAFAKWSGKRLPTEAEWEKAARGGDGRTYPWGNEFDKEMLNCAEARIEKPTSVTKFPKGRSVYGCFDMAGNVWEWVADWYDSDYYSNSPGNDPQGPTVAEENPYFGEPEDVGVSIYDVDPSEGSKVLSGCKVLRGGSWNGSGLIHIRCANRDYDEPDYKNDTIGFRCARNA; translated from the coding sequence ATGATTAAGAGAAAAACTGCAAAGCAAGAGATTCCTGAAAACATGGTGTTCGTTCCTGATGGCCCGTTCTTGATGGGGAGTACAAGGAAGGATATTGAAAGATTGCTGGAGCTTGATCAGAATGTTGATGGGAACAGGTTTGACAATGAGATTCCGCAAAGAGAGGTTTCGATATGTGCATACTTTATCGATAAATACCCTGTTACCAATGCTGAATATAAGAAATTTATCGTGTCTGGTGGCTACATAACGAGGGAGTACTGGTCAGATGGCGGATGGCAACACATTTCACAATCAAACCCTGCTGAGAATAAAGGTCTGGATAGTATTATGGATGGAGAATCTGATTGCCCCGTAGTAAATGTTTCATGGTACGAAGCAGAAGCATTTGCAAAATGGTCTGGAAAGAGACTGCCTACCGAGGCAGAATGGGAGAAGGCGGCCCGTGGTGGCGATGGCAGGACTTATCCATGGGGGAATGAATTTGATAAGGAAATGTTAAACTGTGCTGAAGCCAGGATTGAAAAACCGACGTCTGTTACGAAGTTCCCAAAAGGGAGGAGTGTATATGGGTGTTTTGACATGGCAGGAAATGTTTGGGAGTGGGTGGCTGATTGGTACGATAGTGATTATTATAGCAATTCCCCCGGCAATGATCCACAGGGACCCACCGTAGCAGAAGAGAATCCCTATTTTGGAGAACCGGAGGATGTTGGCGTTTCCATTTATGATGTGGATCCTTCAGAAGGATCCAAGGTGTTGAGCGGGTGTAAAGTGTTACGGGGTGGTTCATGGAACGGATCCGGTCTTATTCATATCCGTTGTGCAAACCGGGATTATGACGAACCCGATTATAAAAATGATACTATCGGCTTTCGTTGTGCCAGGAATGCGTGA
- a CDS encoding glycosyltransferase family 4 protein, whose amino-acid sequence MKILHLYSDWKWTGPAEPALNLCLALKKFGHDVTFACGKAMDDYPFPPDSESVEKSAYERGLVPVTTFNLNKHFRFFHAMSDIRKIRAFMDSEAFDLLHVHRCYDHLVGGIAARRAKGFLPVVRTSHDGVPLIRGLRNTICISKLTDALIDVSEEARKADALNFRLPDDKVFRIDASIDCDRFKPQTGHNRMRKKLGISDKDIVVGIIARIQTHRRFDVLLEALKIARREEPRLRMLVIGRGTKEKQLLTDPARKMGLSDAIIHTGYRTGDYVDVVSCMDFNVFLVPGSDGSCRAVREVMAMKKPVIAANRGMLPEIVDHNTTGVVIEDTPENLAAAFVTLSKDEQLRMKLAEASLKKAQEVFSLESMARRVEKVYENLLSSLEG is encoded by the coding sequence ATGAAGATACTTCACCTCTATAGTGATTGGAAATGGACGGGACCGGCAGAACCCGCTCTCAATTTATGTTTGGCATTAAAAAAGTTTGGACATGATGTAACCTTTGCCTGTGGCAAGGCTATGGACGATTATCCCTTTCCACCCGATTCCGAATCCGTCGAAAAGAGCGCGTATGAACGCGGACTCGTTCCCGTTACAACATTTAATTTAAACAAGCATTTCAGATTTTTCCATGCAATGAGTGATATCAGAAAAATCAGAGCCTTCATGGACTCTGAAGCATTTGATCTGTTACATGTTCATCGTTGTTATGACCATCTGGTTGGCGGAATAGCAGCCAGACGTGCAAAAGGGTTCCTTCCTGTCGTCCGTACTAGCCACGATGGGGTTCCATTGATAAGGGGGCTGAGAAATACAATCTGTATCTCAAAGCTTACGGATGCTTTAATTGACGTATCTGAAGAGGCAAGAAAGGCTGATGCACTTAATTTCAGGCTGCCTGATGATAAAGTATTCAGGATTGATGCTTCAATCGATTGTGACCGATTTAAACCTCAAACCGGTCATAACCGCATGAGAAAAAAGTTGGGGATAAGCGACAAAGATATTGTCGTGGGTATCATAGCGAGGATTCAAACGCACCGCAGATTTGATGTTCTTTTAGAAGCGCTCAAGATAGCAAGGAGAGAAGAACCCCGGTTACGAATGCTTGTTATCGGTAGAGGAACGAAAGAAAAACAGTTATTAACAGACCCTGCCAGGAAGATGGGTCTGTCGGATGCCATAATTCATACTGGTTACAGAACAGGTGATTATGTAGACGTTGTATCGTGCATGGACTTTAACGTCTTTCTCGTCCCCGGATCAGATGGATCCTGCCGTGCGGTACGGGAGGTAATGGCAATGAAGAAACCCGTAATAGCAGCGAACAGAGGCATGCTTCCTGAAATCGTTGATCACAACACTACGGGAGTTGTCATCGAGGACACCCCTGAGAACCTGGCAGCCGCGTTCGTTACCCTCTCTAAGGATGAACAACTGAGAATGAAACTGGCCGAAGCGTCTTTAAAAAAAGCACAGGAAGTTTTTTCTCTGGAATCGATGGCCAGAAGGGTTGAAAAGGTTTATGAAAATCTTCTATCTTCCCTTGAGGGCTGA
- a CDS encoding insulinase family protein has protein sequence MKKFFQSLFPVLFLLIQMFPLVSRAGDAKEQALSLLGETQNASVFYLDNGMEVILIENHASPMITAFTIVKTGSRNEDAATNGSAHFLEHLLFNGTKNRTQKELYDEMDFYGGYNNAHTGTDYTNYMILMPKDYIEQGMDIQADMLFNSSLPPEKFEKERGIVIEEIGKDADSPTHQVSNHFIRTAFAGTPYGLPVIGTVSTISHLKRDDVLTYYRIWYVPNNMTLMVIGDFATSEMVELVKEKYGPYPAGRIPEEKPLLLKQPETLRIVRANGTGKFPEDRHYLDMAYLLPAPVSDEFFSLQLLAEFLGGKKDSILDNLFKQESYENLINSINADITFNGDFSTLQISAQLPFSTDVDSIVNLITRAVQGMAVKPVSMKDIQPLLVARATHEIYLQEKLHYYAMMKSGYLAAGGYTFLRSYMDSIMLVTPQSIQDVALKYLKSQLPVVTLMSPPFKPVDVSTGHKPNKYHRETLNNGMTVIVKENQDSRVIGIHLLAKEKSLCEGREKWGIAEVLQRMLLEGGTVTHPGEKLYKSLETIGAEIKLHDNPNIPYDDYYDSARFAYVRLKVIDSFFEEGIQLLGEMVSQPLLMDDTFERAKKNVLLLSTAADLSTPKVAKRLLYDNLFVANPGFGWALGNVNTIEKFTLADIREFHGKLYNPSNLILTISGNLPIEKTMKLVKTYLGGKVDETGWQPPAHSQQIKKLGKTIRHKIGKTQSFIMVANTCQVEEEDQPVLDILSSLFSDRLAFNLREKQGLAYSISSYFPKYKDAHWYYIAMGTRPENIEKAIAGIREEIHSMREATFDSDEVQKTINAALGRRGMRRLDRVGQAYYISMEILDDNSPEADDEYGGRLKAVTVQDVNRLVPEVFKNDDHLIVIVE, from the coding sequence ATGAAAAAATTTTTTCAATCTCTTTTCCCGGTACTCTTTCTCCTTATTCAGATGTTTCCCCTGGTGTCTCGTGCTGGCGATGCAAAAGAACAGGCACTGTCATTGCTCGGGGAGACTCAGAATGCATCGGTTTTCTATCTTGATAACGGAATGGAGGTCATTCTCATAGAGAATCATGCAAGTCCCATGATTACCGCATTTACCATTGTCAAGACCGGAAGTCGGAATGAAGATGCAGCGACAAACGGATCAGCCCATTTTCTTGAACATCTGCTCTTTAACGGTACAAAAAACCGCACGCAAAAGGAGCTTTATGACGAAATGGATTTTTATGGCGGCTATAATAATGCCCATACAGGGACCGATTACACCAACTACATGATCCTGATGCCGAAGGACTATATCGAACAGGGGATGGATATACAGGCTGACATGCTTTTTAATTCCTCTTTGCCTCCCGAGAAGTTTGAAAAAGAGCGGGGAATCGTTATCGAAGAGATAGGGAAAGATGCTGATTCACCAACACATCAGGTATCCAATCATTTTATCAGGACTGCTTTCGCTGGTACTCCTTATGGACTTCCCGTAATTGGAACTGTCTCCACAATTTCTCATCTAAAACGTGATGATGTATTGACATATTACCGCATCTGGTATGTACCGAACAATATGACATTGATGGTCATCGGGGATTTTGCAACCTCAGAAATGGTAGAATTGGTTAAGGAGAAGTATGGCCCATATCCTGCAGGCCGTATACCTGAAGAGAAACCTCTCTTGTTGAAACAGCCGGAAACACTCCGTATTGTCCGTGCAAACGGGACAGGAAAATTTCCTGAAGATCGACACTATCTCGATATGGCTTATTTATTACCAGCTCCCGTCTCTGATGAGTTCTTTTCACTGCAATTGCTCGCCGAATTTCTTGGCGGCAAAAAGGACTCAATTCTCGACAATTTGTTTAAACAGGAATCTTATGAAAATCTGATAAACTCAATTAATGCTGACATTACATTCAATGGTGATTTTTCAACGTTGCAGATCTCTGCTCAGCTTCCATTTTCCACTGATGTTGATAGCATAGTGAATTTGATTACGCGTGCTGTTCAAGGGATGGCGGTCAAACCCGTATCAATGAAAGATATTCAACCATTGTTAGTGGCAAGGGCTACTCATGAAATTTACTTACAGGAAAAGCTGCACTATTATGCTATGATGAAATCCGGCTATCTTGCTGCCGGAGGTTATACCTTTCTGCGGAGCTACATGGACAGTATCATGCTCGTAACTCCTCAATCCATACAGGATGTTGCTTTAAAATATCTTAAATCCCAATTGCCTGTTGTTACTTTAATGTCTCCTCCATTTAAGCCGGTGGATGTTTCTACGGGACACAAACCGAATAAATACCACAGGGAAACATTGAATAATGGCATGACTGTTATTGTAAAAGAGAATCAGGATAGCCGTGTTATCGGCATACACCTGTTAGCAAAAGAGAAAAGTCTCTGTGAGGGGAGAGAAAAGTGGGGCATTGCTGAGGTATTACAGAGAATGCTGCTCGAAGGAGGTACGGTAACCCATCCTGGAGAAAAACTGTATAAATCACTCGAAACCATTGGTGCGGAAATTAAACTGCATGACAATCCGAACATCCCCTATGATGATTATTACGATTCAGCTCGATTTGCTTATGTGAGATTGAAAGTGATCGATTCCTTTTTCGAGGAGGGTATACAATTACTTGGAGAAATGGTGTCCCAGCCTCTCCTTATGGATGATACTTTTGAGCGAGCAAAAAAGAATGTCCTTTTACTCTCGACCGCAGCAGATCTGAGCACCCCAAAAGTTGCCAAAAGATTATTATATGACAATCTTTTTGTTGCAAACCCCGGTTTTGGCTGGGCGCTTGGTAACGTGAATACCATAGAGAAATTCACTCTCGCAGATATAAGGGAGTTTCATGGTAAGTTGTATAATCCTTCAAACCTGATTTTGACTATTTCCGGCAATCTGCCCATTGAAAAAACCATGAAGCTGGTTAAGACGTATCTGGGAGGAAAAGTGGATGAAACCGGATGGCAACCTCCTGCACATAGTCAACAGATTAAAAAACTCGGCAAGACAATACGGCATAAAATCGGTAAGACTCAATCTTTTATCATGGTCGCAAACACTTGCCAGGTAGAAGAAGAGGATCAACCCGTGCTTGATATCCTGAGCAGTTTGTTTTCAGACAGACTGGCCTTCAATCTTCGGGAAAAACAGGGTCTCGCCTATTCTATCAGTTCGTACTTCCCAAAGTATAAGGATGCCCATTGGTATTACATTGCAATGGGGACAAGACCTGAAAACATTGAAAAGGCGATTGCTGGTATTCGAGAGGAAATCCACTCAATGCGGGAGGCAACTTTTGATAGTGATGAAGTACAGAAAACAATCAACGCGGCTTTAGGGCGCCGGGGCATGCGTCGTCTGGACCGTGTGGGCCAGGCATACTACATCAGTATGGAGATCCTTGACGACAATTCACCTGAAGCGGATGACGAATACGGTGGAAGGTTGAAAGCAGTTACCGTGCAGGATGTAAATCGCCTGGTACCAGAAGTATTCAAAAATGATGATCATTTAATCGTAATTGTTGAATAG
- a CDS encoding sterol desaturase family protein, with product MGIYIEIFHTAFSEYWHNLISEILFSSDYVPWYKSYFYWLTGLSITVWILELAAPWRKGQAPFRKDFWLDGFYLFFNSYLFPLSGYHALSLTGVVVFNDLIGIFGMSDITIIRITQLPKWAQLITMFIIADFVHWNIHRLLHRLPFLWEFHKVHHSVEILGFAAQLRFHWMETVVYKCLQYIPLSMIGFEIKDFFIIHLIALLIGLLNHANLKITYGPCKYFLNNPVMHIWHHAKKLPALHGVNFGISLSLWDYLFRTAYVPESGRDIKLGFHQDELFPQTFLGQILYPMNRQSHTFHSAN from the coding sequence ATGGGAATTTATATCGAGATATTTCACACTGCATTTTCAGAATACTGGCATAACCTCATCTCGGAAATCCTATTCTCTTCTGATTACGTTCCCTGGTACAAGAGCTATTTTTACTGGTTAACTGGTTTATCAATCACCGTATGGATCCTGGAATTAGCTGCCCCATGGCGAAAAGGCCAGGCACCGTTTAGAAAAGACTTCTGGTTAGACGGGTTTTACCTGTTTTTCAATTCATACCTCTTTCCCTTAAGTGGCTATCATGCTCTATCTCTGACGGGAGTAGTAGTATTCAACGATCTTATTGGAATTTTCGGAATGAGTGATATTACTATAATCCGGATAACACAATTGCCCAAATGGGCGCAGCTGATAACCATGTTTATCATTGCAGATTTCGTACACTGGAACATACACCGACTGCTTCACAGACTCCCCTTTCTCTGGGAATTTCACAAAGTGCACCATTCAGTGGAAATCCTCGGATTTGCTGCTCAATTACGCTTTCACTGGATGGAAACAGTCGTATATAAATGCCTGCAATATATTCCACTATCCATGATAGGATTTGAGATAAAAGACTTTTTCATCATTCATCTTATTGCATTACTTATTGGTCTCCTCAATCATGCAAATCTGAAAATTACTTACGGACCCTGTAAATATTTTCTAAACAATCCTGTAATGCACATATGGCACCATGCAAAAAAGTTACCCGCTCTGCATGGAGTGAACTTCGGTATATCACTCAGCTTGTGGGATTATCTTTTCCGAACAGCATATGTACCGGAAAGTGGAAGAGATATCAAATTAGGTTTTCATCAGGATGAACTCTTTCCTCAGACATTTTTAGGACAGATACTGTATCCGATGAACAGGCAATCACATACTTTCCACTCAGCTAATTGA